Within Thermoanaerobaculia bacterium, the genomic segment CGATTTGTTCAGATCTCGGTATCCGATTCGTTTATTCCGGGACTTCCGGATAGCTTGGCGTCCAACGGATTGGCCCCGAACTACAATGTCGCGCCCACGCAGGACATTTCCGTCTGGACCATGGAAGACGGCCGGTTAACTCATAGAAGGATGCGCTGGGGCCTCATTCCTTCCTGGGCCGAGGATGCGTCGATCGGAAACCGGATGATCAATGCCCGGGCGGAGACCGCAGCGGATAAACCCGGCTTTCGAAGCGCCATGCGCCATCGAAGGTGCATCATTCCCGCAGACGGATTCTATGAGTGGGTAGATAGACCCGGAGGCCGGGTTCCGATCTTCATTCATCGGATCGACGGGTCGCCGCTCCTCATGGCCGGGCTCTGGGAATCGTGGTCCTCCCCTGAAGGCGATCCAATTCTTTCGTGCACGATTCTCACGGTGGAGGCCAACGCCTTCATGAAACCGTTCCACCACCGCATGCCCGTTCTTCTGCACAGGAACGACGGAGCACGGTGGCTGGACCCCTCCATTACCGAGCCGGGCATGGTCCTGGACCTCCTGAGACCCTTAGCGGAAGAGGCTCTGACGGCCCATGAAGTGTCCCGACGCGTCAATAGCCCCAAAAATAACAGCCACCTCTGTATCCAGCCAGTTCCTGGAGGCCTTACCTTATAACAAAAAAGCCCCGGGAAGTTTCTCCACGGGGCTATCATTATCGATCTTGTAAGGCCTACTCTCAGGGCTTTTCCTCCGGATCAGGGCACCACCGCAGGATGGGATTCCGAGCCGCCGCCACTTCATCCAGACGGCGAACCGGCGTGGTGTAGGGAGCCTGGCGGACAAATTCCGGATCCATTTCGATCTCTTTCGCGATCTGCTTCATGGCCGCAATAAAGGCATCCAGCTCTTCCCTGTCCTCCGTCTCGGTCGGTTCGATCATCAGGGCCCCATGGACGATCAGGGGGAAGGACACCGTCGGAGGATGGATGCCGAAATCAAGCAGCCTCTTCGCGATGTCCATGTTCTTCACGTTCCTGGACGCGTAGCTCGTATCGTCAAAGACCACCTCGTGAAGCGTGGGGGAATCGTACTTCAGGTTAAAGACATCCTTCAGCCGGGCCCGAAGATAGTTGGCATTGAGAACAGCCCGCTCCGATACCCCTTTGATACCTTCTTTTCCCAGGGCGCAGATGTAGGTGTAGGCACGGATCAGCATCCCGACATTCCCAAAAAAGGAGCGGACCCTGCCCACCGACTTTGGAAAATCGCAGGATAGACGGTACTGCTGTTCGCCCGTGCGGACAACCCTGGGGACGGGAAGGTAGTCGACGAGAGGTGTCGATACGCCCACCGGTCCGGCGCCGGGACCTCCCCCCCCGTGGGG encodes:
- a CDS encoding SOS response-associated peptidase; the encoded protein is MCGRFVQISVSDSFIPGLPDSLASNGLAPNYNVAPTQDISVWTMEDGRLTHRRMRWGLIPSWAEDASIGNRMINARAETAADKPGFRSAMRHRRCIIPADGFYEWVDRPGGRVPIFIHRIDGSPLLMAGLWESWSSPEGDPILSCTILTVEANAFMKPFHHRMPVLLHRNDGARWLDPSITEPGMVLDLLRPLAEEALTAHEVSRRVNSPKNNSHLCIQPVPGGLTL